A single region of the Oscillospiraceae bacterium genome encodes:
- a CDS encoding branched-chain amino acid ABC transporter permease, producing MVFVSQLINGLQLGSIYALVALGYTMVYGIIKLLNFAHGDVIMVGGYIALNALSFGWHPVVAALATVLGCMILAVVMEKLAYRPIRFAPRLSLLITAIGLSILLQNLAQLIFSASPQFFPTRDLFPFITDDTTSLQIGELQIGYVPLITILVSLVSMVALTILVQKTKLGKAMRAVSEDTGAAQLMGINVNTIITFTFAIGAALAGIGALLYGAGYPRIEPTLGVMLGLKAFVAAVVGGIGSIPGAMIGGFAIGLLEVLVKSIGWSGWVDGAVFLILIIVLLVKPSGIMGRNLMEKV from the coding sequence ATGGTATTTGTTTCTCAACTGATTAATGGGCTGCAATTGGGCTCAATTTATGCATTGGTTGCCCTGGGCTACACCATGGTATATGGTATTATTAAGCTGCTCAACTTCGCCCACGGCGATGTCATTATGGTGGGCGGTTACATTGCGCTGAACGCGCTGTCTTTTGGGTGGCATCCCGTCGTCGCGGCGTTAGCGACAGTACTGGGTTGCATGATTTTAGCCGTTGTCATGGAAAAACTGGCCTATCGGCCCATTCGCTTCGCGCCGCGGCTGTCTTTGCTGATTACCGCCATTGGCCTGTCGATTCTTTTGCAGAACTTGGCGCAACTTATCTTTAGCGCAAGTCCTCAATTCTTCCCCACAAGAGACCTTTTTCCCTTTATAACGGATGATACGACGTCGCTGCAAATTGGCGAGCTGCAAATCGGCTATGTGCCGCTGATTACCATTTTGGTTTCGCTTGTGTCAATGGTGGCGCTGACCATTTTAGTGCAGAAGACAAAGCTGGGCAAAGCCATGCGCGCCGTGAGCGAAGATACCGGTGCGGCGCAACTGATGGGCATTAATGTAAACACGATCATCACCTTCACCTTCGCGATAGGCGCGGCGTTGGCGGGCATCGGCGCGCTGCTTTACGGTGCGGGCTACCCGCGGATAGAGCCGACACTTGGTGTTATGCTGGGATTAAAAGCTTTTGTTGCGGCGGTTGTGGGCGGCATCGGCTCAATCCCTGGTGCAATGATTGGCGGCTTTGCAATTGGATTGCTGGAAGTTTTAGTCAAAAGCATTGGTTGGTCGGGCTGGGTCGACGGCGCAGTTTTCTTAATTTTGATTATTGTGTTGCTCGTAAAGCCATCCGGCATTATGGGCCGCAATCTGATGGAAAAGGTATAA
- a CDS encoding branched-chain amino acid ABC transporter permease has protein sequence MNKANKVKIPMPARYGINTLLLLAFLLVGNILTGGNMLTGVQNSLLIQVGIFIILAVSLNVATGYLGQLPLGHAGFMAVGAYTAGIFWRSGILPQGLATPVGIILAGLVAAAFGVVIGIPALRLRGDYLAIITLGFGEIIRVVINNLEITGGAMGLHGIPRNISTFFVVYVCVIASCAVIHLMMKSRHGRAILSIRENEIASESCGINTTYYKVMAFAVSAFFGGVAGALFVGDLGMLMPGQFGFMTSINILMIVVLGGMGSMAGSVVAAAVLTSLPIMMQFLDQYRMVIYALMLVLVMIFKPSGLLGSYDFSLSRLLEKAINRLRRGKPEKEGERND, from the coding sequence ATGAATAAAGCAAATAAAGTGAAAATCCCCATGCCCGCGCGGTATGGAATCAATACGCTGTTGCTGCTCGCTTTTCTGTTGGTCGGCAACATTCTCACCGGTGGAAATATGCTCACCGGTGTGCAGAATTCACTGCTGATTCAAGTCGGCATCTTTATTATTTTGGCCGTTTCGCTAAACGTAGCCACCGGGTATTTGGGCCAGCTGCCGCTGGGTCATGCCGGATTTATGGCTGTCGGCGCATACACAGCCGGCATCTTTTGGCGGTCGGGCATTTTGCCACAAGGTCTTGCTACGCCGGTCGGCATTATTTTGGCCGGCTTGGTGGCCGCCGCATTCGGTGTTGTCATTGGCATCCCCGCACTGCGTTTGCGAGGCGATTATCTTGCCATCATCACACTGGGGTTTGGTGAAATTATCCGCGTTGTCATCAACAACTTAGAAATTACCGGCGGTGCGATGGGACTGCATGGCATACCACGCAATATATCGACATTTTTTGTCGTCTACGTCTGCGTCATCGCATCTTGTGCCGTCATTCACCTGATGATGAAAAGCCGGCACGGGCGGGCTATTTTATCCATTCGTGAAAACGAAATTGCATCCGAAAGCTGCGGCATCAATACCACGTATTACAAAGTCATGGCCTTTGCCGTTTCGGCGTTTTTCGGCGGTGTCGCCGGTGCGCTTTTCGTAGGAGACTTGGGGATGTTGATGCCGGGACAGTTTGGGTTTATGACCAGCATCAACATTTTGATGATTGTCGTATTGGGTGGAATGGGCTCGATGGCCGGCTCTGTCGTTGCGGCGGCGGTGTTGACCAGTCTGCCCATTATGATGCAATTTCTCGACCAGTATCGCATGGTCATTTATGCGCTGATGTTGGTGCTTGTCATGATTTTTAAGCCATCGGGATTGTTGGGGTCGTATGACTTCTCACTGTCGAGGTTGTTAGAGAAAGCCATCAATCGCCTCAGAAGAGGAAAGCCGGAAAAGGAGGGTGAGCGCAATGATTAA
- a CDS encoding ABC transporter ATP-binding protein, translating to MIKHNPALPFLPERDKERRPVLECVNLGIDFGGLTAVKDFNITIGATEICGLIGPNGAGKTTIFNLLTKVYRPTRGSVILNGKDTKNMNTMQANKAGLARTFQNIRLFKELTVMENVLVGLHNEMDYRLSGALLRLPRYWRAERIARERTLELLSIFGMQDMAEHKAGSLPYGSQRRLEIVRALATNPAVLLLDEPAAGMNPAETEDLMRTIKKIHETFQIAIFLIEHDMHLVMGVCEGVAVLNYGQLIAKGTPAEVQKDPKVIEAYLGSGGGEAHA from the coding sequence ATGATTAAACATAACCCTGCGCTGCCGTTTCTGCCGGAGCGCGACAAAGAGCGCCGCCCTGTCTTGGAATGCGTCAATCTCGGCATTGATTTTGGCGGACTAACTGCCGTCAAAGATTTCAACATCACCATCGGAGCGACTGAGATTTGCGGTCTTATCGGTCCAAACGGTGCGGGAAAGACCACGATCTTTAATTTGTTGACAAAGGTGTACCGTCCGACGCGTGGTTCAGTGATCCTCAACGGCAAAGACACCAAAAACATGAACACCATGCAGGCAAACAAAGCCGGACTTGCCAGAACATTTCAAAACATCCGGCTCTTCAAAGAGCTGACCGTGATGGAAAACGTGCTGGTCGGCTTACACAATGAGATGGATTACCGCCTGAGCGGCGCGTTGCTGCGATTGCCACGCTATTGGAGAGCTGAGCGTATTGCCCGGGAAAGAACGCTGGAGCTGCTGTCCATTTTTGGTATGCAGGATATGGCCGAGCACAAAGCCGGTAGTTTGCCCTACGGGTCACAGCGCCGCTTGGAAATTGTGAGAGCACTGGCGACAAATCCCGCAGTGCTGCTGTTAGACGAACCTGCCGCCGGCATGAATCCCGCCGAAACAGAAGATCTTATGCGAACCATCAAAAAAATACACGAAACATTCCAAATCGCGATTTTCTTGATTGAGCATGATATGCACTTGGTCATGGGTGTTTGCGAGGGCGTTGCCGTACTCAATTACGGGCAGCTGATTGCCAAAGGCACGCCGGCCGAAGTGCAAAAAGATCCCAAGGTTATTGAGGCGTACTTGGGCTCGGGAGGAGGCGAAGCGCATGCTTAA
- a CDS encoding ABC transporter ATP-binding protein, producing MLKVTNMNVYYGNIYAVKDVSFEVGEGEIVTLIGANGAGKSTILQTVSGLLRSKTGSIEFNGLEIGNAPPHTLVKQGLAQVPEGRRVFLQMSVQENLEMGHYTQAGNTLHKRIEQVYERFPRLQERRKQIAGTLSGGEQQMLAMGRALMSRPKLLMLDEPSMGLAPLLVEQIFGIIRELNNAGVTILLVEQNAHMALNVADRGYVLETGKIVLADNAKSLLENDAVRKAYLGA from the coding sequence ATGCTTAAAGTCACCAATATGAATGTATATTACGGTAATATCTACGCCGTCAAAGACGTGAGTTTTGAAGTCGGCGAGGGTGAAATCGTCACTCTTATCGGTGCAAACGGTGCCGGAAAGAGCACCATTTTGCAGACCGTTTCCGGCCTGCTTAGAAGCAAGACAGGCTCAATTGAGTTCAACGGTCTCGAAATCGGCAATGCGCCGCCGCATACGCTTGTCAAACAAGGGTTGGCGCAAGTGCCCGAGGGGCGGCGTGTTTTTCTGCAAATGAGTGTGCAAGAAAATTTAGAGATGGGACACTACACGCAAGCCGGCAACACATTGCATAAGAGAATTGAGCAAGTCTATGAACGTTTCCCTCGTTTACAGGAGCGGCGGAAACAAATTGCGGGTACACTTTCAGGCGGCGAACAGCAAATGCTGGCGATGGGCAGGGCTCTGATGTCGCGTCCTAAGCTGTTAATGCTTGACGAGCCGTCGATGGGTCTCGCGCCTCTTTTGGTCGAACAAATTTTTGGCATTATACGCGAGTTGAACAATGCCGGCGTAACCATCCTGCTGGTCGAACAAAATGCCCATATGGCGCTAAATGTTGCCGACAGAGGCTATGTGCTGGAAACAGGTAAAATCGTTCTGGCTGATAATGCAAAAAGCCTGCTCGAAAACGATGCAGTGCGCAAAGCCTATTTAGGCGCATAA
- a CDS encoding beta-propeller domain-containing protein produces the protein MFKDDYNKFMDGQSPRQESLDAVKKEMEHHDSTQVDAQVKGGRILHLPIWRRTVAAAACLALLVATIPFVISSQNNGSQPNPNLPQGQHNELAAAANFEEIYSLISNISTEAVYGLPRSATEEMVMAEDMDTAAPALRENPATGTTGNRSSYSETPDFSDTNLQMLGVQEADIVKTDGRHIYAVSDNFINIISAVDGRLELFWQIERQDNVGVIQNRRRQTENPRDRGRDTFEIYITDGRLILLSRTWDVDHNELARAGSSRIADWGRGGWWGWGPNQAVIAEIYDVSDMNQRPVKLGEVGQSGSYISSRMIGETLYLATNHTSWEDPDLARPETFIPQIIENGERRVIAPEDIILNDNLDRVQHTVISGIDTSGSGNVISTQSLLGFGWNIYASHNNIFITNTEHVGENSEHGESTRARWSHSHTMTNITRISLDNGIVRAEASATIAGNILNQFSMDEYNGTFRIVTTFHQWWSNTERYYGPTDRFSRSDWDGSFWHWEDETEIEEGVFQWVYYFSDWENRDRVYRETWTETSTNNLYVLDMDLNIIGAVEGLAPGERVFSVRFMGDICFFVTFRDVDPLFAADLSDPTNPVILSELKIPGFSDYLHPFGDGRLFGFGRDAAEETGMWGYLKLSMFNTDNLLDVYERHTLSLDGFWWSESSYNHKAILIDVDRNIIAFPSENAYLVYGYDDVYGFFQRGIIEFDNEYDEWGWQRWWGQMRGLYIGDYLYVLTGSHIASFSLTSFESVDFLRFD, from the coding sequence ATGTTCAAAGATGATTACAACAAGTTTATGGATGGCCAATCGCCGCGCCAAGAGTCTCTTGACGCGGTCAAGAAAGAAATGGAACATCACGACAGCACACAAGTCGACGCACAAGTGAAAGGCGGCCGCATTTTGCACCTCCCGATTTGGAGACGAACAGTGGCCGCAGCAGCATGCTTGGCATTGCTTGTGGCGACCATTCCCTTTGTCATCAGCTCACAAAACAACGGCTCACAGCCCAACCCAAATTTGCCGCAAGGACAACACAATGAACTCGCGGCTGCCGCCAACTTTGAGGAGATATACAGTCTGATCAGCAACATTAGCACTGAGGCCGTCTATGGATTGCCCCGCTCGGCCACCGAAGAGATGGTAATGGCGGAGGACATGGACACGGCAGCTCCGGCCCTGCGCGAAAACCCGGCGACCGGCACGACCGGCAACAGGAGCTCATATTCTGAAACGCCTGATTTCAGCGACACAAACCTGCAAATGCTGGGCGTACAAGAGGCCGACATTGTCAAGACTGACGGGCGGCATATTTATGCTGTTTCGGACAACTTTATCAACATCATCAGTGCCGTCGACGGCAGATTAGAGTTATTTTGGCAAATTGAGCGCCAAGATAACGTAGGAGTTATCCAAAACCGCAGACGGCAGACTGAAAATCCCCGTGATCGCGGCCGCGATACCTTTGAAATTTATATCACCGACGGCCGGCTGATTTTGTTGTCGCGTACATGGGATGTGGACCATAATGAACTCGCACGCGCCGGGTCAAGCAGAATTGCTGACTGGGGTCGGGGCGGTTGGTGGGGCTGGGGGCCAAACCAAGCCGTTATTGCCGAGATTTATGACGTGTCTGACATGAACCAACGCCCTGTTAAGCTGGGCGAAGTCGGGCAAAGCGGGTCGTATATCTCCTCGCGCATGATTGGCGAAACGCTGTATCTCGCAACCAACCATACGTCATGGGAAGACCCTGACCTTGCGCGCCCTGAAACCTTTATTCCGCAGATTATTGAAAACGGCGAGCGTCGGGTCATCGCGCCGGAAGATATCATTCTCAACGACAACCTTGACCGCGTGCAGCATACCGTTATTTCGGGTATTGACACGAGCGGCAGCGGCAACGTGATTTCCACGCAATCGCTGCTGGGCTTTGGCTGGAATATTTATGCCAGCCACAACAATATTTTTATCACAAATACTGAGCATGTGGGCGAAAATTCAGAGCATGGCGAATCGACAAGAGCGCGGTGGAGCCATAGCCATACCATGACAAATATCACACGGATTTCGCTGGACAACGGCATTGTCAGAGCTGAAGCATCGGCGACAATTGCCGGCAATATCTTAAATCAGTTCTCTATGGATGAATACAACGGCACATTTAGAATTGTTACGACATTCCATCAATGGTGGTCGAACACTGAACGGTATTACGGGCCAACAGACCGGTTTAGCCGCAGTGATTGGGATGGCTCATTTTGGCATTGGGAAGATGAAACAGAGATTGAAGAAGGCGTATTCCAATGGGTATATTATTTCAGCGATTGGGAAAACCGCGACAGAGTATACCGTGAAACCTGGACAGAAACCAGTACCAACAACCTCTATGTCCTTGATATGGACTTAAATATCATCGGCGCCGTTGAGGGTCTGGCACCGGGTGAGCGGGTTTTCTCGGTCAGATTTATGGGCGACATTTGCTTCTTTGTGACATTCCGTGATGTCGATCCGCTGTTCGCAGCCGATCTCAGCGACCCGACCAATCCTGTTATCCTCAGTGAACTTAAAATACCCGGTTTCTCCGATTACTTGCATCCGTTTGGCGACGGGCGATTGTTCGGTTTTGGACGGGATGCCGCCGAAGAGACGGGCATGTGGGGCTATTTGAAGCTGTCAATGTTCAACACCGACAACCTCTTGGATGTTTATGAACGACACACATTGAGTCTTGACGGCTTCTGGTGGTCGGAGTCATCATATAATCACAAGGCCATTCTTATTGATGTGGACAGAAACATTATTGCATTCCCATCGGAGAACGCATACCTTGTTTACGGCTACGACGATGTGTACGGCTTCTTCCAGCGAGGTATCATCGAATTTGACAATGAATACGATGAATGGGGCTGGCAACGCTGGTGGGGTCAAATGAGAGGGCTGTATATCGGCGACTACCTCTATGTTCTGACCGGCAGCCACATTGCCTCTTTCTCGCTGACGAGCTTTGAGAGTGTTGACTTTTTACGGTTTGATTAA
- a CDS encoding RNA polymerase sigma factor: MNDGLQLESSHVDTLIQRLSSMVYRLAFSYARNRNDAEDIMQEVFLRFVKYKPEFNDGEHEKAWFIKVTINTAKSLHTSPWRKKTVLMPAEEVNAEKQEDISENSYIAEAVAKLNDKQRLCIHLFYYEGYAIVEIAQMTGFNESTVKSHLRRARECLKKELGEANF, from the coding sequence ATGAACGATGGATTGCAACTCGAGAGCAGCCATGTTGACACGCTGATACAACGTCTTAGCAGCATGGTCTACCGTCTTGCTTTTTCTTACGCGCGCAATCGAAACGATGCGGAAGATATCATGCAAGAAGTATTTTTGCGGTTTGTCAAATACAAGCCCGAATTTAACGACGGAGAACACGAAAAGGCGTGGTTCATCAAAGTCACTATCAACACGGCCAAGTCACTTCACACCTCACCTTGGCGCAAGAAGACGGTTCTTATGCCGGCGGAGGAAGTCAATGCAGAAAAACAAGAGGATATTTCGGAAAACTCGTACATCGCCGAGGCCGTCGCCAAACTCAACGACAAACAGCGGCTTTGTATCCACTTGTTTTACTACGAGGGCTATGCCATTGTCGAAATTGCGCAAATGACGGGCTTTAACGAATCAACGGTCAAATCGCATCTGCGGCGCGCCCGAGAGTGCCTCAAAAAAGAATTGGGTGAGGCAAATTTCTGA
- a CDS encoding aminopeptidase, whose translation MDKLQKYVNLIVQIGVNIQPGQKLLIFSPVDAAYFARMIMEQAYKIGVADVVICWEDEVSDRIDYLLSPNDDYDKVLEWEKARVKHWVDDSYNVLTIYAPNSELSVGVNPKHIEMKQKAVEEARQPLYNQGWKVQWGMAYVPTTAWANKVFPNAKDTKEAESLMWEAIYSACRIDENEPMETWHKHIEHLQNKIDALAAHNFKHLHFKTDAGTDLEVELPQEHVWMSCVGESTMGNKFVANIPTEEVFTAPLRTGVNGIVYATKPMVYMGKVIDGFWLRFKDGKVVDYDAKENKHVLKELLTTHDNADYLGEVALVPHSSPISQLNVLWYDSSFDENASCHLALGYAYPNSVKGASKGILNQSSIHEDFMIGTSDMDIMGTTQAGEEIFIFKQGEWAI comes from the coding sequence ATGGATAAGCTTCAAAAGTATGTCAATCTAATAGTTCAAATAGGCGTTAATATTCAACCGGGACAGAAGCTGTTAATATTCTCACCGGTGGACGCTGCATATTTCGCACGTATGATAATGGAACAGGCTTATAAAATTGGCGTAGCAGATGTTGTTATTTGTTGGGAAGATGAAGTGTCAGATAGAATCGACTATTTGTTATCGCCTAATGACGACTATGACAAAGTTTTGGAGTGGGAAAAAGCTCGGGTCAAGCATTGGGTTGATGATAGCTATAATGTGCTAACAATTTATGCGCCCAACTCTGAGCTTTCAGTTGGTGTAAATCCAAAGCATATTGAAATGAAGCAAAAAGCTGTGGAAGAAGCTCGACAACCTTTGTATAATCAAGGCTGGAAGGTGCAGTGGGGTATGGCATATGTCCCGACAACCGCTTGGGCAAATAAAGTTTTCCCAAATGCAAAAGACACGAAAGAGGCTGAGAGCCTCATGTGGGAGGCAATATATTCCGCTTGTCGTATAGACGAAAACGAACCTATGGAAACATGGCATAAGCATATAGAACATTTACAGAACAAAATAGATGCTTTGGCGGCTCACAATTTTAAACACTTACATTTTAAGACTGATGCAGGCACGGATTTGGAAGTGGAATTGCCCCAAGAGCATGTATGGATGTCCTGTGTTGGAGAGTCCACAATGGGCAATAAATTCGTTGCAAACATACCAACAGAAGAGGTGTTTACCGCTCCTTTACGTACAGGAGTTAATGGTATTGTTTATGCAACAAAACCCATGGTTTATATGGGCAAGGTTATTGATGGATTTTGGCTTCGTTTCAAAGATGGTAAGGTGGTAGACTATGATGCCAAGGAAAACAAACATGTATTAAAAGAATTGTTAACAACACATGATAATGCTGATTATCTGGGGGAAGTGGCGCTTGTGCCCCATTCATCCCCTATTTCTCAACTAAATGTTCTTTGGTATGATAGTAGCTTTGATGAAAACGCGTCTTGTCATTTAGCATTAGGATATGCCTATCCTAACTCGGTCAAGGGTGCAAGCAAAGGCATTCTCAATCAATCTTCTATTCACGAGGACTTCATGATAGGCACATCAGATATGGACATTATGGGCACTACCCAAGCTGGAGAAGAAATTTTTATTTTTAAACAGGGTGAATGGGCAATATAA